The nucleotide window GATGACGTTCCCGAGGTGCTGCGCGAGGGCGCGGGGGACGTCTCCCTGCTGTAGCGCCTCCCTGTTGCGCCACGGCCTCCCAGGGAGAGGCGGCTAGTCCTGGGCCGGCCGGGTCGGGGCGGGGCCTCGCAGCGACTCCAGCCAGCCCGGCGACCACCAGTTCCAGCTTCCCAGGAGCCCCATGACCGCGGGCACCAGCAGCGCGCGCACAAGGACCGCGTCGAGGATGACGACGATGGTCAGTGCCAGCCCGAGCTCCTTGAGCGCCGGCAGGCCGCCGGCCTCCAGGCCCGCGAAGACCACCACCATGGGCACCGTGATCAGGGCGATCGTGCGATTCGCGGGCCGCAGGCCCCGCTCCGTGGAGGTCGCGTGGTCGAAGCCGGACTCGCGGTACTCGCCGATGCGGGTCAGCGCGACGACCTCGTTGCTCAGGGACAGCCCCAGGCCCAGGCAGGCCGCGCCGGCCACCACCGCCACCTCCAGGCCACCGCCGAGCCTCAGGCCCACCAGGGCCGAGGCGTAACCGTGCTGAATAAGCCAGGCCAGCAGCCCGAAGGACGAGGCCAGGGACAGGAAGGTCACCAGCAGTGCCCGCAGGGGCATGAGCAGGGAGCCGGTGAGCAGGAACAGCAGCATGATGGTGGACATCGCCACGGCTCCCAGCGCCCGGGGCAGGCCGGCCACGATGGCCTCGCGCGCATCGAGCTGGCTGGCGGCCTGGCCCGTCACCCAGTTGTCCACCGGGGCGGGCAGGGCGCGGATTCCCGCCACCGCGCTCTCGGCCGAGGCCGAGGAGGGCTCGCCCTTGAGGTCCAGGTAGACCACCGTGTACTCCCCGGCCGTCGACGGGCTCAAGATGGCCTCGACCCCCGGCACCGCCGCCACCTGCGTGTTGATGAAATCGGTGACCCTGGTGCCGGTGCCCGCCAGGATGAGCGTGGCGTCCTGGCCCGCGGCAGCCGGGTAGTCCTCCTGGAGGACTCTCCAGTGGTCGTACTGGGACGAGCCGGACGGCAGGTGCTCAGCAGAGGGGGTGACCACCTGCAACTGGCGCAATGGCAGGGCCGCGGCCATGAGCAGGAGCAGGCAGCCGGCGACCACCACCCACGGGTAGCGCCGAGGCCCGGGGCCCAGCCCGTCAGGGCGAACCGCGCCCCGACCCGCCCGGCCCGGCAGGGGCAGGCGTGCCAGCGGGGAGGGCCCCGCCAGGCGTCGGCCCGGAAGCACCAGGAGGGCCGGCACCAGGGTCAGGGTCACGGCGGCGCCCACCAGAATGGTGATGGTGCAGGCCAGGGCGATGGCCTGCAGGACCCCGCCCTCCAGGAGCGCCAGGCCGGCCAGGCCGATGCCCACCGCCAGCGTGCTCAGCATGACCGTGCGGCCCGCCGTGCGCATGGCGGTGGTCATGCACGTGGTGATGAGCAGATCGCGCCGTCCAGTGCGGCGCCGTCGCTCACGGCTGTCCTCCAGGGCGAACTCGCTGTCGGCGCGGCCCAGCTCCGCACGGTAGCGCAGCGTGAGCATCAGGCCGTGGGCCAGGGGGAGCGCTGTGGCCACCAGGACGGCGACGGCGATGACCAGCGGCTCGATGCCCATGAGCAGGCACAGCCCGTAGAGCGCGCCGAGACTCGTCGCCAGGGAGGCCAGCGCCGCCAGGAGTGGAGCCAGGGCCGCGATGAGGCTCCGCAGGATGAGGATCATCGCGAGCAGGACGATGGGCAGGATGATCATCTCGGCGGTGAGCAGGTCGCGCCCCGCCTGCGCGCTGATGGCCTGGTCGATCAGCCGCTGGTGGGAGACGATGCCCGTGGCCCGGGGCTCCACATCGCCCAGCTCGTCGGGGACCCGCTCCAGGCGGGAGGCGACCCTGTCCACCAGGGCATTGAGCTCCCTGGTGTAAGCGCTGTCCTGGGGGTCGGCCACAGCCGTGCCATTGGGGTTGACAGTGACCACGATGATGAAGCTGTCGAGGTCCTTGGAGGCCATGGAGCGGGCAGCGGGGGTGGAGAGCATCCCGGGGACCACGAAGGGGTCCAGCACATTGGAGGTCCCCGCCAGCCGGGCCAGGTCGGCATGGGCCGGGGCCAGGGCCGCGGCGATGTCCTGTTGGTGCTGGGTACTGCTCAGGTCGACGTCGGAGACCAGGAGGGTGACCGCGACGGCATCCCCGGCCAGGGAGTCCAGTACCTCCTGGCCCACGGCGCTCTGGGTGCCCGGCAGGCTGGAGGAGGGGGCCGCCAGGCGGCTGAAGAGGCTCGGCCCGCCCAGGCCGGTCAGCGCCGTGGCCGCCAGGGCCACCGCGACCAGCCCCCAGGTGAGGATGACGAACCAGGCGTCCTTGACGACGCGGTGGGCGAACCAGGAGAGCATGGGGCGATTGTCTCATCCGGCAGGCGGCTGCCGCCGCATCGCGGGAACATGCCCGCGGACCACGCCGGCGGGCCCCGTCCAGTGGTGGGCGCCCGTGCGCCGGCGCCGTCGGGGCGCCGTGGGGCGTCGTGGGGCGGGCCGCCCCGGCCCCGGGGGCGATAGGGTCCGGGCATGGACCTTTTCGAGTCTGCCGGCACTGATGAGGCCGGACTGCCCGACGATGGGCACGCGCCCCTGGCCGTGCGCATGCGGCCGCGCTGCCTGGAGGAGCTGGCCGGGCAGGACCACCTGCTGGCCCCCGGCTCGCCGCTGCGGCGCCTGGTGGAGCCCGGGCACGGGGCGATGGGCGGGGCGGGGGTGTCCTCGGTCATCCTGTGGGGGCCTCCGGGCACCGGCAAGACCACCCTGGCCTACCTCGTGGCCCGCGGCTCGGGCCGCCGCTTCGTCGAGCTCTCCGCAGTGACCGCCGGGGTCAAGGACGTGCGGGCGGTGGTCCAGGAGGCGCGGCGCCAGCTGGCCGGCTCGGGCCAGGAGACGGTCCTGTTCGTCGACGAGGTCCACCGCTTCTCCCGCTCCCAGCAGGACGCCCTGCTGCCCAGTGTGGAGAACCGGTGGGTCACGCTCATCGCCGCCACCACCGAGAACCCCTCCTTCTCCGTCGTCTCACCGCTGCTCTCGCGCTCCCTGCTGCTGACCCTGCGCCCACTGGAGGCCCGGGACATCGCCGCCCTGGTGGACCGTGCCCTCAGCCACGAGCGCGGCCTGGCGGGCCGTGTGGGCATCACCGATGAGGCCCGCGAGCAAGTGGTGCGCATGGCCGGCTCCGATGCGCGCAAGGCGCTGACAGTGCTGGAGGCGGCCGCCGGCGCCGTCCTGGCCGACCAGGGGCCGGGGGGCGCCGACGGCGAGCCGACCACCGGCCCGGAGCGCGGCCCGGAACACGGACCGACCATCGGCCTGGAGGAGGTGGAGCGAGCCGCCGATGTGGCCGCCGTGCGCTACGACCGCCAGGGCGACCAGCACTACGACGTCATCAGCGCCTTCATCAAGTCCATGCGCGGCTCGGACCCCGACGCGACCATGCACTACCTGGCCCGCATGATCGCCGCGGGGGAGGACCCCCGCTTCATCGCCCGGCGCATCGTCATCCAGGCCTCGGAGGATGTGGGCCTGGCCGACCCCAGCGTCCTGTCCACGGCGGTGGCCGCCCAGCAGGCGGTGGCCATGGTCGGCATGCCCGAGTCCGGCCTCATCCTGGGCCAGGCGGCCCTGGCCGTGGCCACCGCGCCCAAGTCCAATGCCGTGACCGTCGCCCTCAACCGCGCCCTGGCCGATGTCAGGGCCGGCAAGGGCCAGGCCGTGCCCGCCCACCTGCGCGACGCCCACTACCGGGGCGCCGAGGCGCTGGGCCACGGTCAGGGCTACCTCTACCCCCACGACTTCCCCCACTCGGTGGTGGCCCAGAGCTATCTGCCCCAGGACCTGGAGGGCACCGAGTACTACCACCCCACGGCCAACGGCTTCGAGGACCGCCTGGCCCAGCGCCTGGCCAGCGTGCGCTCCATCCTGCGCTCCCAGCGGTAGGCTTCCGACGTGAACGACGATCCGCGCGGTGGCGGTGCCCAGCCCGCCAGCCGCACCCTGGTGCCCCTGATGATCGGGGCCTGCGCGGGACTGCTCTCCGGGCTGTTCGGGGTGGGCGGCGGCATCCTCATGGTCCCCGCACTCGTGGCCGTCCTGGGGCTGGACCAGCGCCGGGCGGCGGCCACCTCCCTGGTGGCCATCATGCCGGCGGCCCTGGTCGGCGCCATCAGCTACGGGCTGCGCGGTGAGCTCTCGCTGAGCGCCGCCGCCCTGCTCGTGGCCGGCTCCCTGGTGGGCACCCAGATCGGGGTGCGCCTGCTGCACCGCCTCCCCACGGGCGCCCTGAGGTGGGTCTTCGTCGGCTTCGTCGCCCTGGTCATCGTGGGACAGGGGCTCTCGGCCCCGGTGCGCGCCGGCGAGCTGGCCCTGGACGTCCCCCGGTGCGCCGCCCTGGTGGGCATTGGGATGGTCGCCGGCCTGCTGGCGGGCCTGGTGGGTGTGGGCGGGGGAGTCGTGGTCGTCCCCGGCCTGGAGATCGTCCTGGGCGCCGGCGATCTGCTGGCACGCGGCACCTCCCTGGCGGCCATGGTGCCCACCGCCGTGTCGGGCACGGTGGGCAACCTGCGGCGGGGCAGTGCCGATCTGCGGGTGGGCCTGCTGGCGGGAGCCGCCTCGGCGGCGGCCTCCCCGCTGGGCACGATGCTGGCCGCCTACCTGAGCCCGACGGCGGCGCGGTGGCTGTTCACCGCCTTCCTCCTGGTCGCCGTGGTCTCGGTGCTGCGCCGTCGGCGCTCCTGAGCAGCGGGCGCGGCAGGCTCCCGCCGGGGCCGGCCGTGATGAAGATCGCCTCACAGCGGGGTCATGGGAGATGCGGCCGGCGGCGACGTCGGGCTAGAGTTCTGGAGTTGCCCGCCTGCGCCCGGCGCCCGGTGGGCCTCCTGGGGTCATGGCCCACTGCGGCTGGCCCCGCGCCGCTGGCGGCCGCCGGCGGCGTGCGATCACATCTCCGACAGGAAGAAGTCACATGAGCTCCTCCCGCTCCCGTCGTCAGGTGCGCCTGTCCCGCGCCCTGGGCATTCCGCTGACGCCGAAGGCCGTGCGCTACTTCGAGCGGCGCCCCTACGGTCCCGGCGAGCACGGCCGCGCCCGGCGCCGCACCGAGTCCGACTACGCCGTCCGGCTCAAGGAGAAGCAGCGCCTGCGCGCCCAGTACGGCATCCGCGAGGCCCAGCTGCAGCGCGTCTTCGAGGAGGCCCGCCGTGAGAAGGGCCTGACCGGTGAGTCCCTCGTCGAGCTGCTCGAGATGCGCCTGGACGCCCTGGTCCTGCGCTCCGGCTTCGCCCGCACCATCGCCCAGGCCCGCCAGGCCGTCGTCCACCGCCACATCCTGGTGGACGGCAAGGTCGTGGACCGCCCCTCCTTCCGCGTCAAGCCCGGCCAGACCATCCAGGTCCGCCCCCGCTCCCAGGTGATGGTCCCCTTCCAGATCGCCGCCGCCGGCGCCCACCGCGACGTGCTTCCCCCCGTGCCGGACTACCTGAGCGTCGAGCTGGAGAAGCTCTCGGCCTCCCTGGTGCGCCGCCCCAAGCGCGACGAGGTCCCGGTCACCTGCGACGTGCAGATGGTCGTCGAGTACTACTCGCGCTGATCCCCACCCCCGCGATGCATGCCGGGGCGCCCCGGACCGCTCAGCGGTTCGGGGCGCCCGGTGTATCGCGCAGTACGCTCGGATGCGGCGGGCCCGCCCGCAGTGCACCACCGCCCGCCGCCGTGACGGGCACACCACCCACGAACCAGGATGAGGACCCCGATGCGCACCTCTGAGATCCGCAGCCGCTGGCTGGACTACTTCGCCCGGAAGGACCATGAGATCCGGCCCTCGGTGCCCCTGATCTCCCCGGACCCCTCCATCCTGTTCACCGTGGCCGGGATGGTCCCCTTCATCCCCTACATCCTGGGCACCGAGCCGGCGCCCTGGCCCCGCGCCGCCTCGGTGCAGAAGTGCATCCGCACCAACGACATCGATAATGTCGGCTTCACCACGCGCCACGGCACGTTCTTCCAGATGAACGGCAACTTCTCCTTCGGCGACTACTTCAAGGAGGGGGCCATCTCCCTGGCCTGGGAGCTGCTGACCTCCTCGACCCAGGAGGGCGGCTACGGGCTCGACGGCGACCGGCTGTGGATGACGATCTGGGAGGAGGACGAGGTCTCCCTGGACTACTGGACCCGCGTCATCGGCGTGCCCGCCGAGCGCATCCAGCAGCTGCCCTTCGAGGAGATCTCCTGGTCCACCGGCCAGCCGGGCCCGGCCGGGGCCTGCTGCGAGATCCACTACGACCGGGGCCCGGCCTACGGTCCCGAGGGCGGCCCGGCGGCCGATACCCAGGGCGACCGCTTCCTGGAGATCTGGAACCTCGTGTTCGACGAGTTCCTGCGCGGTGAGGGCCAGGGCCACGACTTCGAGCTCGTCGGCACGCTGGAGCCCACCGCCATCGACACCGGCGCGGGGCTGGAGCGCCTGGCCTTCCTCATGCAGGACAAGCCCAACATGTATGAGATCGACGAGGTCTTCCCCGTCATCGGGGCCGCTCAGGAGCTGTCGGGCAGGACCTACGGGCGGGGGGCCCAGGCGGGCCCCGGCTCGGATGCCTACATGGATGACGTGCGCATGCGCATCGTCGCCGACCACGTGCGCTCGGCCCTCATGCTCATCGGCGACGGCGTGCGCCCCGGCAACGACGGGCGCGGCTACGTGCTGCGCCGCCTCATCCGCCGCGCCGTGCGCTCCATGCGCCTGCTGGGCGTGGACGAGGCCACCCTGCCCACCCTCATGACCGCCTCCAAGGAGGCCATGAAGGCCTCCTACCCCGAGCTGGAGGAGAACTGGGCGACGATCAGTGATGTCGCCTTCGGCGAGGAGGAGGCCTTCCGCCGCACCCTGGCCGCGGGCACCACCATCCTGGACACCGCGGTGGCCAAGGCTAAGAAGGAGGCCGGCGGCGCCACCCCGCTGGTCTCGGGGCGCAGCGCCTTCGAGCTGCACGACACCTACGGCTTCCCCATCGACCTGACCCTGGAGATGGCCTCCGAGCAGGGGGTGGCCGTCGACGAGGCCGCCTTCCGCGACCTCATGGCCGAGCAGAGGGAGCGGGCCCGTGCCGATGCGCGCGCCAAGAAGACCGGGCACGCCGACCTGCGCGTCTTCCAGGACCTCCAGCGCCAGATGGAGGGGGGCTCGACCTTCCTGGGCTACACGGAGGCCTCGGCCGAGGCCTCCGTGGCGGCGGTCCTGGTCGACGGCGCCCCCCGGCCCACGGCCACCGCCCCCGCCCAGGTCGAAGTGGTCCTGGACCGCACCCCCTTCTGGGCCGAGATGGGCGGCCAGCTCGCCGACCAGGGCACCATCCGTCTGGCCGACGGCGGGGTCATCGAGGTCGACGACGTCCAGGCACCCCTCAAGGGCCTGACGGTCCACCGCGGCAGGCTCACCGAGGGCGGTGTCACCGTGGGGGAGAGGGCCTTCGCGCAGATCGACACCGAGCGGCGCCTGGCCATCGCCCGGGCCCACACCTCCACCCACATGGTCCACCAGGCCCTGCACGACATCGTCTCGTCCAACGCCACCCAGGCGGGCAGCGAGAACTCCCCCTCGCGCCTGCGCTTCGACTTCCGCCACGGCTCGGCCCTGGCCCCGGACCAGCTCGCCGGTATCGAGGAGGAGGTCAACACGCGCCTGGCCGAGGACCTGCCGGTCACCGACGAGATCATGGACATCGACGCCGCGCGCGCCGCCGGCGCCATGGCCCTGTTCGGGGAGAAATACGGCAAGGAGGTCCGCGTGGTCTCCATCGGCGGGGACTGGTCCAAGGAGCTGTGCGCCGGCACGCATGTGCCCACCACCGGCCGCATCGGCCGCATCACCCTGCTGGGGGAGTCCTCCATCGGCTCGGGCGTGCGGCGCATCGACGCCCTGGTGGGCCAGGGCGCCTACGGCTTCCAGGCCCGCGAGCACGCCCTGGTCTCCCAGCTCTCCACCCTCGTGGGCGCCCGGCCCGAGGAGCTGCCCGAGCGCATCGAGTCCCTTCTTGGGCGCCTGAAGGAGGCCGAGAAGAAGGTCCAGGCGGCCGAGCAGGCGGCGACGGCGGCCCGTGCCACCGAGATCGTCGAGGCGGCCGCCCTCGTGGGCGACGTCCGCCTGGCGGCCCTGTCGCTGGGGGAGCTGTCCTCGGCCGACGGCCTGCGGCCCCTGGTGGCCGATGTGCGCGAGCGCATGGGCCAGGCCGAGCCCGTGGTCGTGGCGGTGGGCGGCGTCGTGGGCGCCCGGCCCGTCATCGTCATCGCCACCAACGCCCCGGCCCGGGAGGCGGGCATCAAGGCCGGCGCCCTGGTGCGGGTGGCGGCCAAGGCCCTGGGCGGCGGCGGTGGCGGCAAGGACGACATGGCCCAGGGCGGCGGGCAGGATCCCCAGGCCCTGCCCGAGGCGCTGCGCGCCGTGGCAGAGGCCCTGCGGGGCTGAGCCGCCCCATGGGTGAGAGTGCTGCGGGCATGCGCCCGGGGGTGCGCCTGGCCTTCGATGTGGGCAAGGTTCGCATCGGTGTGGCACGTTGCGATCAGGACGCGATCCTAGCGTTTCCCGTGGAGACACTCAGGAGGGACCGCTATGGTGCTGACCTTGATGAGGCAGCAGACCTTGTAGCGGAGCACGAGGCCCTCGAGGTGATCGTGGGCCTGCCCAGGCGCATGGGCGGTGGGAGCTCCTCCTCGACGAGGGACTCCCGGCGCTGGGCGCAGGAGCTGGCCGGGATCATCGCACCGGTGCCGGTGCGCCTGGTCGACGAGCGCCTGAGCACGGTCTCGGCCCATAGGGGCCTGCATGAGGCGGGGCTGCGGGAGAAGAGCTTCCGCAGCATCGTCGATCAGGCCGCTGCTGTTGTCATACTGGAGCAGGCCCTCGCGGCCGAGCGCAGCACCGGTGCGCCTGCCGGGGAGCGCGTCCACCTGAGCAAGAGAGGCAGAGCGTGAGCCACGACGATTTCTTCGCCGAGCTCGGCATCCAGCGTGAGGATGCTGCAGACGCCAACAGCAAGGTCAAGGGCCGCAGGCAGCGGCGCCTGGAGAAGGTCGAGCGTCGTCGGCGCAAGCGCCGTCGGCACTGGCTGACCTCGATCGTGCTCGTCGTCGTGCTCACCGCCGTGGGCGTCGTGGGCTACAAGGCCGTGACCTATGTGCGCGACTCCTCCTCGACGGCCTCCGGCGCCCAGGACTACCAGGGCACCGGTGAGGGCGAGGTCGTGGTGACCATCCCCGAGGGCGCCTCCGGGCAGATCATCGGCGAGCTGCTCCAGGAGGCCGGCGTCGTGGCCACCGCTGGCGCCTTCGTCGAGGCCTACAAGGCCAACGCCAACTCCGGCAATATCCAGCCGGGCACCTACACGCTCAAGACCCGCATGTCGGCCGCCAACGCGGTGGCCGCCCTGCTGGACCCCACCTCGAAGTCCGAGCACGCCCTGACCGTGCCCGAGGGCTTCACCAAGAACCAGATCAAGGAGCGGCTCATGACCGTCGGCGGCTTCACCGCCGAGGAGGTCGACGCCGCCTACGCCGACACCGCGGCCATCGGCCTGCCCGAGGTGGCCGGGGGCAATGTGGAGGGCTGGCTGGCCTCCTCCACCTACGACATCTCCCAGGACGCCACCGCCACCGAGGTGGTGGCCCAGATGGTCTCCACCACCACCTCGCGCCTCAAGGCCCTGGGCGTGGCGGAGAAGGACTACCAGCAGGTCCTCATCAAGGCCTCCATCGTCGAGCGCGAGGTCTCCCAGCCCGAGTACTACGGCCAGGTGGCCCGGGTCATCGAGAACCGGCTGAAGGACACCGACGGTGAGACCCAGGGACTGCTCCAGATGGACTCCACCGTCCTCTACGGCCTGGGCCGGGTCGGCGGCATCCCCAGCCCGGAGGAGACCGCCGATGACTCCAACGCCTACAACACCTACAAGCATGCGGGCCTGCCGCCCACCCCGATCGGCAGCCCCAGCGAGGAGGTCATCAAGGCGGTCATCAAGCCCCCGGAGGGCGACTGGCTCTACTTCGTGACCGTGGACCTGTCCACTGGCGAGACGCTCTTCGCCACCACCCACGCCGAGCAGGAGGCCAATACCGCCCGCCTGCGCGAGTACTGCGAGAAGAACAAGGAGGTCTGCCAGGGAACCCCGATGCCCACGGAGGGCTAGGAGGGGCGAGGCAGGCGCAGCAGCGCAGCACGACGGCATCACCGTCACGCAGGATCACATCGCAGGAGCAGGGCCGATGGAGCAGCAGGCCGCCGCAGCGGCGGGCAGGCCGGGCCAGGAGCCCGGGGGGCGCGGAGCCGTGCGGGGGCCGCGGGAATGGCGCGCCGCCGTCATCGGTGCCCCGGTGGCCCACTCCCTGTCCCCGGTGCTGCACCGGGCCGCCTACGCGGACCTGGGCCTGGAGCACTGGTCCTATGAGGCGATTGAGGTGGCCCCGCCCCGGCTGCCCGTCCTGCTCGATGAGCTCGCCGCCCCGGCCGATGGGGATGCGGGTCGGGCGACCTGGGCGGGGCTGAGCGTGACCATGCCCCATAAGCAGTCGCTGCTGACCCTGCTGGATGCGGTCGATCCTCTGGCCCGGACCGTGGGGGCGGTCAATACCGTCATCGCCCAGCGCTCGGGAGCGGGGCCGGCGCTGCTGGCCGGCTTCAACACCGATGTGGCCGGCATTGTGGAGGCCATCGCCGAGACCCGGCAGGGCGGTGCTCGGGGCCGTTCGCGGGCACGGGGAGGCGGCGCGCTGGTGCTGGGCTCGGGGGCCACGGCC belongs to Actinomyces capricornis and includes:
- a CDS encoding replication-associated recombination protein A; translated protein: MDLFESAGTDEAGLPDDGHAPLAVRMRPRCLEELAGQDHLLAPGSPLRRLVEPGHGAMGGAGVSSVILWGPPGTGKTTLAYLVARGSGRRFVELSAVTAGVKDVRAVVQEARRQLAGSGQETVLFVDEVHRFSRSQQDALLPSVENRWVTLIAATTENPSFSVVSPLLSRSLLLTLRPLEARDIAALVDRALSHERGLAGRVGITDEAREQVVRMAGSDARKALTVLEAAAGAVLADQGPGGADGEPTTGPERGPEHGPTIGLEEVERAADVAAVRYDRQGDQHYDVISAFIKSMRGSDPDATMHYLARMIAAGEDPRFIARRIVIQASEDVGLADPSVLSTAVAAQQAVAMVGMPESGLILGQAALAVATAPKSNAVTVALNRALADVRAGKGQAVPAHLRDAHYRGAEALGHGQGYLYPHDFPHSVVAQSYLPQDLEGTEYYHPTANGFEDRLAQRLASVRSILRSQR
- a CDS encoding MMPL family transporter → MLSWFAHRVVKDAWFVILTWGLVAVALAATALTGLGGPSLFSRLAAPSSSLPGTQSAVGQEVLDSLAGDAVAVTLLVSDVDLSSTQHQQDIAAALAPAHADLARLAGTSNVLDPFVVPGMLSTPAARSMASKDLDSFIIVVTVNPNGTAVADPQDSAYTRELNALVDRVASRLERVPDELGDVEPRATGIVSHQRLIDQAISAQAGRDLLTAEMIILPIVLLAMILILRSLIAALAPLLAALASLATSLGALYGLCLLMGIEPLVIAVAVLVATALPLAHGLMLTLRYRAELGRADSEFALEDSRERRRRTGRRDLLITTCMTTAMRTAGRTVMLSTLAVGIGLAGLALLEGGVLQAIALACTITILVGAAVTLTLVPALLVLPGRRLAGPSPLARLPLPGRAGRGAVRPDGLGPGPRRYPWVVVAGCLLLLMAAALPLRQLQVVTPSAEHLPSGSSQYDHWRVLQEDYPAAAGQDATLILAGTGTRVTDFINTQVAAVPGVEAILSPSTAGEYTVVYLDLKGEPSSASAESAVAGIRALPAPVDNWVTGQAASQLDAREAIVAGLPRALGAVAMSTIMLLFLLTGSLLMPLRALLVTFLSLASSFGLLAWLIQHGYASALVGLRLGGGLEVAVVAGAACLGLGLSLSNEVVALTRIGEYRESGFDHATSTERGLRPANRTIALITVPMVVVFAGLEAGGLPALKELGLALTIVVILDAVLVRALLVPAVMGLLGSWNWWSPGWLESLRGPAPTRPAQD
- the mltG gene encoding endolytic transglycosylase MltG, giving the protein MSHDDFFAELGIQREDAADANSKVKGRRQRRLEKVERRRRKRRRHWLTSIVLVVVLTAVGVVGYKAVTYVRDSSSTASGAQDYQGTGEGEVVVTIPEGASGQIIGELLQEAGVVATAGAFVEAYKANANSGNIQPGTYTLKTRMSAANAVAALLDPTSKSEHALTVPEGFTKNQIKERLMTVGGFTAEEVDAAYADTAAIGLPEVAGGNVEGWLASSTYDISQDATATEVVAQMVSTTTSRLKALGVAEKDYQQVLIKASIVEREVSQPEYYGQVARVIENRLKDTDGETQGLLQMDSTVLYGLGRVGGIPSPEETADDSNAYNTYKHAGLPPTPIGSPSEEVIKAVIKPPEGDWLYFVTVDLSTGETLFATTHAEQEANTARLREYCEKNKEVCQGTPMPTEG
- the ruvX gene encoding Holliday junction resolvase RuvX, with translation MRPGVRLAFDVGKVRIGVARCDQDAILAFPVETLRRDRYGADLDEAADLVAEHEALEVIVGLPRRMGGGSSSSTRDSRRWAQELAGIIAPVPVRLVDERLSTVSAHRGLHEAGLREKSFRSIVDQAAAVVILEQALAAERSTGAPAGERVHLSKRGRA
- a CDS encoding shikimate dehydrogenase; protein product: MEQQAAAAAGRPGQEPGGRGAVRGPREWRAAVIGAPVAHSLSPVLHRAAYADLGLEHWSYEAIEVAPPRLPVLLDELAAPADGDAGRATWAGLSVTMPHKQSLLTLLDAVDPLARTVGAVNTVIAQRSGAGPALLAGFNTDVAGIVEAIAETRQGGARGRSRARGGGALVLGSGATACSALAALTELGAGPIAVAARRHSGPGRALSAAQRMGIEIEALTWTPGEESSDAAIAQRAAQSQVVVSTLPARAADTLVPHLAPGSAPGGEEPRRGPGEAAVLLDVAYDPWPSALAAAWQAAGGLVAPGWLMLLHQAVAQVRLMTGRTPRIAPMRAALARALEAR
- the alaS gene encoding alanine--tRNA ligase → MRTSEIRSRWLDYFARKDHEIRPSVPLISPDPSILFTVAGMVPFIPYILGTEPAPWPRAASVQKCIRTNDIDNVGFTTRHGTFFQMNGNFSFGDYFKEGAISLAWELLTSSTQEGGYGLDGDRLWMTIWEEDEVSLDYWTRVIGVPAERIQQLPFEEISWSTGQPGPAGACCEIHYDRGPAYGPEGGPAADTQGDRFLEIWNLVFDEFLRGEGQGHDFELVGTLEPTAIDTGAGLERLAFLMQDKPNMYEIDEVFPVIGAAQELSGRTYGRGAQAGPGSDAYMDDVRMRIVADHVRSALMLIGDGVRPGNDGRGYVLRRLIRRAVRSMRLLGVDEATLPTLMTASKEAMKASYPELEENWATISDVAFGEEEAFRRTLAAGTTILDTAVAKAKKEAGGATPLVSGRSAFELHDTYGFPIDLTLEMASEQGVAVDEAAFRDLMAEQRERARADARAKKTGHADLRVFQDLQRQMEGGSTFLGYTEASAEASVAAVLVDGAPRPTATAPAQVEVVLDRTPFWAEMGGQLADQGTIRLADGGVIEVDDVQAPLKGLTVHRGRLTEGGVTVGERAFAQIDTERRLAIARAHTSTHMVHQALHDIVSSNATQAGSENSPSRLRFDFRHGSALAPDQLAGIEEEVNTRLAEDLPVTDEIMDIDAARAAGAMALFGEKYGKEVRVVSIGGDWSKELCAGTHVPTTGRIGRITLLGESSIGSGVRRIDALVGQGAYGFQAREHALVSQLSTLVGARPEELPERIESLLGRLKEAEKKVQAAEQAATAARATEIVEAAALVGDVRLAALSLGELSSADGLRPLVADVRERMGQAEPVVVAVGGVVGARPVIVIATNAPAREAGIKAGALVRVAAKALGGGGGGKDDMAQGGGQDPQALPEALRAVAEALRG
- a CDS encoding sulfite exporter TauE/SafE family protein, with translation MNDDPRGGGAQPASRTLVPLMIGACAGLLSGLFGVGGGILMVPALVAVLGLDQRRAAATSLVAIMPAALVGAISYGLRGELSLSAAALLVAGSLVGTQIGVRLLHRLPTGALRWVFVGFVALVIVGQGLSAPVRAGELALDVPRCAALVGIGMVAGLLAGLVGVGGGVVVVPGLEIVLGAGDLLARGTSLAAMVPTAVSGTVGNLRRGSADLRVGLLAGAASAAASPLGTMLAAYLSPTAARWLFTAFLLVAVVSVLRRRRS
- the rpsD gene encoding 30S ribosomal protein S4, with the protein product MSSSRSRRQVRLSRALGIPLTPKAVRYFERRPYGPGEHGRARRRTESDYAVRLKEKQRLRAQYGIREAQLQRVFEEARREKGLTGESLVELLEMRLDALVLRSGFARTIAQARQAVVHRHILVDGKVVDRPSFRVKPGQTIQVRPRSQVMVPFQIAAAGAHRDVLPPVPDYLSVELEKLSASLVRRPKRDEVPVTCDVQMVVEYYSR